The following are encoded together in the Humulus lupulus chromosome 5, drHumLupu1.1, whole genome shotgun sequence genome:
- the LOC133778905 gene encoding uncharacterized protein LOC133778905, whose product MGFKTYIRPVICVDGTFLTTRCGGTLLCAMGQDANKQIYPIAFSVVDSENNDSWLYFLLRLKEAIGEVENLVFVSDKHTSIASALTKNFPKAHHGACIHHVSMNIRAKFKTDHCHEEFFLAAKAYRKRELLRHFEKIKFKDLAIAQYLENQVGFEKWARSFFPGHRYNLMTTGIAESWNNVIAEARGWPITCLMEFMRHTLQKWFFERRTAASAATSPLATEVEADLRKLADKSTTSFSFPSSQYEITVLDGDLDGDVDLRRKTCICRRFDLTGLPCEHALAGARDRGISPYSLCSKFYTVEAWLSSYGGSVYTLGNEESWVIPNDIGSMMIAPPLVKQKAGRPKKKRHLSKGEKNSKQHRCSKCGVLGHDRVTCTTVCPPPSRHA is encoded by the coding sequence ATGGGGTTTAAAACATATATTCGCCCAGTTATATGTGTAGATGGAACCTTCTTGACTACTCGGTGTGGAGGTACTTTGTTATGTGCCATGGGACAAGATGCTAACAAGCAAATATATCCAATTGCATTTTCAGTAGTTGACTCAGAGAATAATGACTCATGGTTGTATTTTCTACTGAGGTTGAAGGAAGCGATTGGTGAAGTGGAGAATCTAGTATTCGTGTCTGATAAACATACTAGTATAGCAAGTGCCTTGACTAAAAATTTTCCTAAGGCACACCACGGTGCTTGTATACATCATGTTAGCATGAATATCCGTGCGAAGTTCAAAACTGACCATTGCCATGAAGAATTCTTCCTTGCAGCGAAAGCTTATAGAAAGCGAGAGCTTTTACGCCATTTTGAGAAGATTAAATTCAAAGATCTTGCAATTGCTCAATACTTAGAGAATCAAGTGGGTTTTGAAAAGTGGGCTCGTTCTTTCTTTCCTGGTCATCGATATAATTTAATGACTACAGGTATTGCCGAAAGCTGGAACAATGTCATTGCTGAGGCAcgtgggtggccaattacttgtcTCATGGAATTTATGAGGCACACTTTACAAAAATGGTTTTTCGAGCGTCGAACTGCAGCATCAGCGGCTACAAGTCCTCTTGCCACAGAAGTGGAAGCTGATTTGCGAAAGTTAGCAGACAAGTCCACTACCTCGTTCTCTTTTCCGTCTAGTCAGTATGAAATAACAGTATTGGATGGTGATCTTGATGGAGATGTCGACCTGAGGAGGAAAACATGTATTTGTAGAAGATTTGATTTGACAGGTCTTCCTTGTGAACACGCTCTAGCTGGTGCTCGAGATCGTGGCATTAGTCCATATAGTTTATGCTCCAAATTCTACACAGTTGAAGCGTGGTTGTCATCCTATGGTGGATCTGTATATACGCTGGGTAATGAAGAATCTTGGGTGATACCAAATGACATAGGAAGTATGATGATAGCTCCTCCTTTAGTGAAGCAGAAGGCtggtcgtccaaagaagaaacGACATTTATCAAAGGGTGAGAAGAATAGCAAGCAACATAGATGTAGTAAATGTGGTGTCCTGGGCCACGATCGAGTGACGTGCACCACTGTTTGTCCCCCGCCATCTAGACATGCTTAG
- the LOC133778907 gene encoding uncharacterized protein LOC133778907 produces the protein MKVPKTITYNSLVDQLYTLIVADKSRIDLDLNVIYHFGSKVETKVNDDFCIDGNEDSCDDDNNDADGNEDSCDGDNNDADDDNENIDRSTCNDVLVKHNLQQSTSNEVLKIHDSSNNRGRKVRQVGEDNLWSTPLLLNQGEKGSTSASTAQLLTSSSSINSWEIKEGQIFENKQELKMKLHLYALKKNFEFKVKKSAKNIWCTVCVDDKCKWRLRATKLVNSNMFEVRKFFGEHTCSLDVRHKDHCQASPWLIGHVIRRKFEGDDVNYKPRSIVKDMSLSYGVHMSYAKAWRCREHALAYIRGTPESSFQKLPSFIYMMEQKNPGTVTHL, from the exons ATGAAGGTGCCAAAGACTATCACTTACAATAGTCTTGTTGATCAATTGTATACTTTAATCGTAGCTGACAAGTCTCGTATTGATCTTGACTTAAATGTAATCTATCATTTTGGAAGTAAAG TTGAAACCAAAGTGAATGATGATTTTTGCATTGATGGCAATGAAGACAGttgtgatgatgataataatgatgcagATGGCAATGAAGATAGTTGTGATGGTGATAATAATGATGCAGATG atgataatgaaaatattGATAGGTCTACCTGCAATGATGTACTTGTGAAGCATAATTTACAACAGTCAACCTCCAATGAAGTATTGAAGATCCATGATTCCTCAAATAATAGAGGTCGTAAAGTAAGACAGGTTGGCGAAGATAATCTATGGAGTACTCCACTTTTGTTGAATCAAGGGGAAAAAGGCTCTACTTCAGCCTCAACAGCTCAATTACTGACATCTTCTTCGAGTATCAATTCGTGGGAAATAAAAGAGGGTCAAATATTTGAGAACAAGCAAGAGTTGAAGATGAAACTCCATCTTTATGCATTAAAGAAAAACTTTGAGTTTAAAGTAAAGAAGTCTGCGAAAAATATATGGTGTACAGTATGTGTTGATGATAAATGCAAATGGAGGTTGAGGGCTACAAAATTGGTTAATTCCAATATGTTCGAGGTTCGTAAATTTTTCGGTGAACACACATGCTCATTGGATGTTCGACATAAAGATCACTGTCAGGCATCCCCATGGCTTATTGGACATGTCATAAGGAGAAAATTTGAGGGTGATGATGTTAATTACAAGCCAAGGTCAATTGTAAAAGATATGAGTTTATCATATGGAGTTCATATGAGCTATGCTAAAGCTTGGAGGTGTCGAGAGCATGCATTGGCTTACATAAGAGGTACACCAGAATCATCATTTCAGAAACTTCCCTCATTTATATACATGATGGAGCAAAAAAATCCTGGAACTGTTACTCATTTGTAG